A window of the Carassius carassius chromosome 36, fCarCar2.1, whole genome shotgun sequence genome harbors these coding sequences:
- the capslb gene encoding calcyphosine-like b isoform X2, producing the protein METLDAKTGKGKAALRNSRWFQHINHRFVSLLYVNQISCRMAGTSRHDREMAISAKKQLANSSDPIERLRLQCLARGSAGIKGLGRTFRIMDDDNSRTLDMKEFLKGLSDYGVLIEKEEAMNLFQQFDRDGSGLIDFDEFLITVRPPMSNARKEVVLQAFKKLDKTGDGVITVEDLKGVYNVQHHPKYRNGEWTEDQVFRKFLDSFDSPDDKDGKVTKDEFWNYYSGVSASIDNDVYFILMMKTAWKL; encoded by the exons ATGGAAACGCTGGACGCTAAAACAGGAAAGGGCAAAGCAGCGCTAAGGAACTCCAGGTGGTTTCAACACATTAATCATCGTTTTGTTTCACTTCTGTACGTGA ATCAGATCAGTTGTAGGATGGCAGGTACATCACGGCATGACAGAGAGATGGCAATCAGTGCCAAGAAGCAGCTGGCAAATAGTTCAGACCCCATTGAGCGTCTGAGGCTACAGTGTTTGGCACGAGGGTCTGCAGGAATCAAGGGACTGGGCAG GACTTTTAGGATCATGGATGATGATAACAGTCGCACACTGGACATGAAAGAGTTCCTGAAAGGCCTGAGTGATTATGGTGTGCTCATTGAGAAAGAAGAGGCTATGAACCTTTTTCAACAGTTTGACAGAGACGGCAGTGGATTGATTGATTTTGATGAGTTTCTTATCACCGTGAGG CCACCCATGTCTAATGCCAGAAAAGAGGTGGTGCTACAGGCATTCAAAAAGCTGGATAAAACCGGAGATGGTGTGATTACAGTCGAGGATCTGAAAGGAGTATACAATGTCCAACATCACCCCAAATACCGAAACGGCGAGTGGACCGAAGACCAAGTATTCCGCAAATTCCTGGACAGCTTCGATTCTCCTGATGACAAGGATGGGAAG GTGACAAAAGATGAATTCTGGAACTATTACAGTGGAGTCAGTGCTTCCATTGACAAcgatgtatattttattttaatgatgaaaACTGCATGGAAGTTATGA
- the capslb gene encoding calcyphosine-like b isoform X1: protein METLDAKTGKGKAALRNSRWFQHINHRFVSLLYVNQISCRMAGTSRHDREMAISAKKQLANSSDPIERLRLQCLARGSAGIKGLGRTFRIMDDDNSRTLDMKEFLKGLSDYGVLIEKEEAMNLFQQFDRDGSGLIDFDEFLITVRPPMSNARKEVVLQAFKKLDKTGDGVITVEDLKGVYNVQHHPKYRNGEWTEDQVFRKFLDSFDSPDDKDGKVTKEEFLNYYSGVSASIDTDIYFILMMKNAWKLD, encoded by the exons ATGGAAACGCTGGACGCTAAAACAGGAAAGGGCAAAGCAGCGCTAAGGAACTCCAGGTGGTTTCAACACATTAATCATCGTTTTGTTTCACTTCTGTACGTGA ATCAGATCAGTTGTAGGATGGCAGGTACATCACGGCATGACAGAGAGATGGCAATCAGTGCCAAGAAGCAGCTGGCAAATAGTTCAGACCCCATTGAGCGTCTGAGGCTACAGTGTTTGGCACGAGGGTCTGCAGGAATCAAGGGACTGGGCAG GACTTTTAGGATCATGGATGATGATAACAGTCGCACACTGGACATGAAAGAGTTCCTGAAAGGCCTGAGTGATTATGGTGTGCTCATTGAGAAAGAAGAGGCTATGAACCTTTTTCAACAGTTTGACAGAGACGGCAGTGGATTGATTGATTTTGATGAGTTTCTTATCACCGTGAGG CCACCCATGTCTAATGCCAGAAAAGAGGTGGTGCTACAGGCATTCAAAAAGCTGGATAAAACCGGAGATGGTGTGATTACAGTCGAGGATCTGAAAGGAGTATACAATGTCCAACATCACCCCAAATACCGAAACGGCGAGTGGACCGAAGACCAAGTATTCCGCAAATTCCTGGACAGCTTCGATTCTCCTGATGACAAGGATGGGAAG GTCACAAAAGAGGAGTTTTTGAACTACTACTCCGGCGTGAGCGCATCCATTGACACAGATATCTACTTTATATTAATGATGAAAAATGCATGGAAGCTTGACTAA
- the capslb gene encoding calcyphosine-like b isoform X3 has protein sequence MAGTSRHDREMAISAKKQLANSSDPIERLRLQCLARGSAGIKGLGRTFRIMDDDNSRTLDMKEFLKGLSDYGVLIEKEEAMNLFQQFDRDGSGLIDFDEFLITVRPPMSNARKEVVLQAFKKLDKTGDGVITVEDLKGVYNVQHHPKYRNGEWTEDQVFRKFLDSFDSPDDKDGKVTKEEFLNYYSGVSASIDTDIYFILMMKNAWKLD, from the exons ATGGCAGGTACATCACGGCATGACAGAGAGATGGCAATCAGTGCCAAGAAGCAGCTGGCAAATAGTTCAGACCCCATTGAGCGTCTGAGGCTACAGTGTTTGGCACGAGGGTCTGCAGGAATCAAGGGACTGGGCAG GACTTTTAGGATCATGGATGATGATAACAGTCGCACACTGGACATGAAAGAGTTCCTGAAAGGCCTGAGTGATTATGGTGTGCTCATTGAGAAAGAAGAGGCTATGAACCTTTTTCAACAGTTTGACAGAGACGGCAGTGGATTGATTGATTTTGATGAGTTTCTTATCACCGTGAGG CCACCCATGTCTAATGCCAGAAAAGAGGTGGTGCTACAGGCATTCAAAAAGCTGGATAAAACCGGAGATGGTGTGATTACAGTCGAGGATCTGAAAGGAGTATACAATGTCCAACATCACCCCAAATACCGAAACGGCGAGTGGACCGAAGACCAAGTATTCCGCAAATTCCTGGACAGCTTCGATTCTCCTGATGACAAGGATGGGAAG GTCACAAAAGAGGAGTTTTTGAACTACTACTCCGGCGTGAGCGCATCCATTGACACAGATATCTACTTTATATTAATGATGAAAAATGCATGGAAGCTTGACTAA
- the LOC132116577 gene encoding interleukin-7 receptor subunit alpha-like: MAGVLWMLFAVSCPLVLSESGDFDWSDEVTCWSTMTLRQSNLICSVNEPLEEDNLLTLCRMEGSLKSCTSATKRLQDFIFEDLILTAKYQLLIGNDVINNDINLSKMGKSIYISIYLAVKRFLPPSCIFLHIFKIPAPEMKLATYMESTDEVFIWFEHIHEYVKYPEFQLEIWRDKDTNKIIINITNRNFSMSRESLGDGVYWTRVRAKPWDYFAGDWSEWSSNANFTIKIPSTEKNFPKVGFIITFFVILGLIIGLGTLRWMAHIKDYITPNIPHPKATLAQMQRGLPFTFSPEIFSDVFIHRVDYVDEKPSSPELQDGLDECCYSQASSSRTSMSEMDMKADECLPREQSHLKIRLLDESDFLKASEHGSSQSATAAQQECKDEAYVTMSSLFKMQ, translated from the exons ATGGCGGGTGTTTTATGGATGCTCTTTGCCGTTTCCTGTCCTTTGGTTCTCTCAGAGAGTGGAGATTTTG ACTGGTCAGATGAAGTGACCTGCTGGTCGACTATGACCCTCCGTCAGAGTAACCTCATCTGTTCAGTCAACGAACCCCTCGAGGAGGACAACCTTTTGACACTCTG CAGAATGGAGGGTTCATTGAAAAGTTGTACCAGTGCTACTAAAAGACTACAAGACTTTATTTTTGAGGATTTGATCCTAACAGCAAAATATCAGCTACTTATAGGAAATGATGTTATCAATAATGACATCAACCTGTCAAAAATGGGCAAGtccatctatatatctatctatcttgccGTGAAAAGGTTTTTACCCCCTTCctgtatttttttgcatattt TCAAAATCCCAGCTCCTGAAATGAAACTGGCCACTTACATGGAAAGCACAGATGAAGTTTTCATATGGTTTGAACACATTCATGAATATGTTAAATACCCTGAATTCCAATTGGAAATATGGAGGGACAAAGATACGAACAAG ATCATCATAAACATTACAAATAGGAATTTCAGTATGAGCAGGGAAAGCCTTGGAGATGGTGTTTACTGGACACGTGTTCGAGCAAAACCGTGGGACTATTTTGCTGGCGACTGGAGTGAGTGGAGTTCAAATGCCAATTTCACTATAAAAA TTCCTTCCACAGAAAAGAATTTCCCAAAGGTTGGTTTCATCATCACCTTCTTTGTCATTCTGGGGCTCATCATCGGTTTGGGGACTTTACGATGGATGGCACA CATTAAAGACTACATTACACCAAACATCCCACACCCCAAGGCAACTCTTGCACAAATGCAAAGG GGCCTTCCTTTCACTTTCAGTCCTGAGATATTCAGTGACGTCTTCATACACCGTGTGGATTACGTTGATGAAAAGCCATCTTCTCCTGAGCTTCAGGACGGCCTAGACGAGTGCTGCTACAGTCAAGCCAGTTCCTCTAGAACATCCATGAGTGAAATGGACATGAAAGCTGATGAATGTCTTCCAAGAGAGCAGTCCCACCTTAAAATTAGACTGTTAGATGAATCCGATTTTTTGAAAGCAAGCGAACATGGCAGCTCTCAGAGCGCAACGGCAGCTCAACAGGAATGTAAAGATGAAGCCTATGTCACTATGTCCAGTCTCTTCAAAATGCAGTGA